CTACGAGGTGGCGAGCTTCGGACAGAAGGGTTACAACGGCGTCGCCATCGTCGCCCGGGCCCCGCTCCGCGACCCGACGCGCGGCTTCGGGGACGAGACGCTGGACGCCGAGGGCGCCCGCTTGCTCGGCGTCACCGTGCGGGGCTTGCACGTCTACTCCGCGTACATCCCCAATGGCAAGGTCGTCGGCAGCCCGGCCTACGCGCTGAAGCTGCAGTGGCTGGCGCGCCTGCGCGCCCTCCTCGACCACCGCCACGACCCCGCCGCGCGCTACGCGGTGTGCGGCGACTTCAACGTCGCCGCCGAAGAGCGCGATGTCCACGATCCGCTCTTCTGGCGCGCCCAGGTGCTCTTCCATCCCGCGGCCCGGGAAGCCTTGCGCCAACTCTGCGAGCCGAACCTGGTGGATACCTTCCGCCTGCACCACCAAGAAGCGGGGCAGTATTCCTGGTGGGACTACCGTCAGGGCGCCTTGGCGAAGAACGAAGGTCTGCGCATCGACTACGTCTTCGCTTCCCGCCCCCTCGCCGCCCGCTGCACCGACGCCGGGATCGACCGGGAGCCGCGGCGCGCCGCCAACCCTTCGGATCACACACCGGTTCACGCCACCTTCGCTCTCGACGAGGAGGAAAGCTCATGAAGACACCGACACCGAGCCGCCGGCGTTTCCTGCAAGCCCTGGCCGCCGTGACTGCGGCGCCTTGGGCGCGAGCGGCTCTGCCCGGTCTCGGTCTCGCCGCCGCGGCCGCCGCCGCCCGGGCGCAGGCTCCCAGCGAGGAAACTCCCGTCGAGGTCGGCCCCTGGCTCGAGATCCTGAAGCAGCGCTACGGACAGCGGTTGTCGCCGGAGCAGCTGCAAGCCATCCAGGAGAACCTGGGGTGGACGGCGCGCACGGGCAAGACCCTCCGCGCCGCGGCGCTCACCAATGCCGACGAACCCGACGTGGTCTTCCGCGCCTTGCCCCCGGAGGCGGCGCGATGAGCAGCGAACCGCTCTACTTCAAGAGCGCGGCGGAGCTCGGGCGCATGCTCCGCAGCCGCAAGCTCACCTCGTTGGCGCTGACCCAGGGCTACATCGATCGGCTGCGCTCGCAGGGCCGGGAATTGAACGCCGTGGTCACCCTCATGGAGGACACGGCGCTCGAAGAAGCGCAGCGCGCCGACGCCGACCTGCGCAGCGGTCGCAGCCGCGGGCCGCTGCACGGTGTGCCCTTCGGCGTCAAGGATCTGCTCGCCACCCGCGGCGTGCCCACGACTTGGGGCGCCGAACCGTACCGCAATCAAGTCTTCGACCACGACGCCACGGTGGTGCGCCGTTTGCGCGACGCCGGTGCGGTGCT
This genomic stretch from Candidatus Krumholzibacteriia bacterium harbors:
- a CDS encoding exodeoxyribonuclease III: MSATPLRLASWNVNSIRVRLDAVLAWLEQSETDILCLQETKVADEAFPSDAFHSLGYEVASFGQKGYNGVAIVARAPLRDPTRGFGDETLDAEGARLLGVTVRGLHVYSAYIPNGKVVGSPAYALKLQWLARLRALLDHRHDPAARYAVCGDFNVAAEERDVHDPLFWRAQVLFHPAAREALRQLCEPNLVDTFRLHHQEAGQYSWWDYRQGALAKNEGLRIDYVFASRPLAARCTDAGIDREPRRAANPSDHTPVHATFALDEEESS